The following proteins are co-located in the Sulfurospirillum deleyianum DSM 6946 genome:
- the istB gene encoding IS21-like element helper ATPase IstB produces the protein MALNTHIETLCKELQLSTVNDVHHEMANRAAKEGWKYGEYLYEILKLEANNRAVRSRATLTKMAGFPTIKTLEQFDFNFTVGVNRRQIEELSTLEFIKRNENIILLGHSGVGKTHLAIALAYQAVQKRIKARFITVADLILQMSNAKKEKRYDSFIRQAIMAPALLVIDEIGYFPMSKEDAHHFFQVISKRYERGATIVTSNLVFSQWSGIFANDKVVTTAILDRLLHHSHIINILGDSFRLKEKKDEGIVDSDLYKFKAKNSVKGEEITQGA, from the coding sequence ATGGCATTAAATACACATATCGAAACGTTATGCAAAGAGCTTCAACTCTCAACCGTTAATGACGTTCATCATGAAATGGCTAATCGTGCCGCAAAAGAGGGTTGGAAATATGGTGAATATCTTTATGAGATACTCAAACTCGAAGCAAACAATAGAGCTGTACGCTCTCGTGCTACTTTGACAAAAATGGCAGGATTTCCAACCATTAAAACACTTGAACAGTTTGATTTTAATTTCACAGTTGGTGTAAATAGAAGACAAATTGAGGAGCTCTCAACATTAGAGTTTATCAAGCGAAATGAAAATATCATCCTTCTTGGACACTCTGGTGTTGGGAAAACCCATCTGGCTATTGCACTGGCGTATCAAGCTGTTCAAAAACGTATTAAAGCAAGATTTATCACAGTAGCTGATCTTATTTTGCAGATGAGTAACGCAAAAAAAGAGAAACGCTATGATTCATTTATACGTCAAGCCATTATGGCACCAGCGTTATTAGTCATTGATGAGATTGGCTATTTCCCAATGAGCAAAGAAGATGCTCATCATTTCTTTCAAGTGATCTCTAAACGCTATGAACGTGGTGCAACTATCGTTACATCCAATCTCGTCTTTAGTCAGTGGAGTGGCATCTTTGCCAATGATAAAGTGGTAACGACTGCCATTTTAGATAGATTATTACATCACTCCCATATTATCAATATTCTAGGAGATTCATTTCGTTTAAAAGAGAAAAAAGATGAGGGAATCGTAGATTCAGATTTGTATAAGTTTAAAGCTAAAAATTCGGTGAAAGGAGAAGAAATAACGCAAGGTGCTTAA
- the istA gene encoding IS21 family transposase — MLKKGDVKMIHKMLKDGLSKSAIARKLDINRDTVAKYAKLPEGYIPVIKREPVETTVDPYLPNIARMLEEAHALGISIPNTSIYDEIQKLGYRGSLRWMKDIMLRYELRQKVKNEEPLVRFETNKAQQMQVDWVEFPKDNLSAFVATMGYSRASYVEYVMDEKVDTLIKCHMNAFSYFGGVPHEALYDNMKTVISKRNAYGYGKHKFNEQFRDFAQKHCGMALKVCKPYRAQTKGKVERFNHYFRYSFHNMFKVRLSLMGYKMTLENANAAVIDWLDFTANARIHQTTLHRPFDLLAEEQLQLLPLPKTYHGIHPLKATTKSVTQDSQTSNRITIHIPTRDLQSYDQFIPMLAYIVLPAYTLGGILWH, encoded by the coding sequence ATGCTTAAAAAAGGTGATGTAAAAATGATTCATAAGATGCTCAAAGATGGTCTGAGTAAGAGTGCTATTGCACGTAAACTTGACATTAACAGAGATACCGTTGCGAAGTATGCGAAGCTGCCAGAGGGTTATATTCCTGTTATAAAAAGAGAACCTGTAGAGACAACGGTTGATCCGTATCTGCCCAATATAGCAAGAATGCTAGAAGAGGCACACGCATTAGGTATTTCTATCCCCAATACATCCATATATGATGAGATTCAGAAACTTGGTTATCGAGGAAGTCTTCGGTGGATGAAAGATATTATGCTTCGTTATGAGCTTCGTCAGAAAGTAAAAAACGAAGAACCACTTGTCAGATTTGAGACAAACAAGGCTCAACAGATGCAAGTGGATTGGGTTGAATTTCCCAAAGATAATTTATCTGCATTTGTTGCAACTATGGGATACTCTAGAGCATCTTATGTGGAATATGTGATGGATGAGAAAGTAGACACTCTCATAAAATGCCACATGAACGCCTTTAGTTATTTTGGTGGTGTGCCACATGAGGCACTCTATGATAATATGAAGACGGTTATTTCCAAACGCAATGCTTATGGATATGGTAAGCATAAATTCAATGAACAATTCCGCGACTTTGCCCAAAAACATTGTGGTATGGCTTTAAAAGTTTGTAAACCTTATCGTGCACAAACCAAGGGAAAAGTAGAGAGATTTAATCACTATTTCCGATACAGTTTTCACAATATGTTTAAAGTGAGACTTTCCCTGATGGGCTATAAGATGACATTAGAAAATGCCAATGCGGCAGTCATAGATTGGTTAGATTTTACAGCAAATGCGAGAATACATCAAACAACACTCCACAGACCGTTTGATCTGTTAGCAGAAGAGCAATTGCAGTTGCTTCCTCTGCCTAAGACTTATCATGGGATACACCCGCTCAAAGCCACCACTAAAAGTGTAACACAAGATAGCCAAACATCCAATAGAATAACTATTCACATTCCCACTCGTGATCTTCAAAGTTACGATCAATTTATACCTATGTTAGCGTATATAGTTTTACCTGCCTATACGCTAGGAGGTATATTATGGCATTAA
- a CDS encoding AraC family transcriptional regulator translates to MRIGDTLVAREIYIYILSFLKDNYNFDVSAFKVVQKVNIEELASIKDPIIVSYITELLDEAIEKIGSCSLLFKVAKSILGSVNDLGLLGYIMRHSSNLNVALHHLRHYYPLLSPKIKPILCVEDGLIKLTLIAKRTLHLEKYRAEINFAVLLDILNQISEKPIVPVRAIFQHSKPLGYDRTYNDIFGEKIFFDSTENALYFDKSQLNMPTRYANPYFFQLFSTEANVVLEFRNYKTFKKRVCGLIFLNMGELDVSLESVATKMGMHARTIQQNLKKEGTSFTLCLNEIRQKLAIHYLLKGFDSGTIATYLGYAELSPFLVAFKKWYGVTPRTWLEQQKA, encoded by the coding sequence ATGCGAATAGGAGATACATTAGTAGCGAGAGAAATATACATATATATTCTTTCATTTTTAAAAGATAATTATAATTTTGATGTTTCAGCGTTCAAAGTTGTACAGAAAGTAAATATAGAAGAGTTAGCGAGTATAAAAGACCCTATAATCGTTTCTTATATCACTGAATTGCTTGATGAAGCTATTGAAAAAATAGGCAGTTGTTCGTTATTATTTAAAGTAGCAAAATCGATTTTAGGCAGTGTAAATGATCTTGGGCTTCTAGGATATATCATGCGACATTCTTCAAATTTAAATGTTGCTCTTCATCATTTACGTCACTATTACCCTCTTCTTAGCCCAAAAATAAAACCAATTTTATGTGTTGAAGATGGTTTAATTAAACTAACTTTGATCGCAAAAAGAACTTTGCATCTTGAAAAATATAGAGCTGAAATAAATTTTGCAGTTTTATTAGACATTTTGAATCAAATCAGTGAAAAACCAATTGTACCTGTACGGGCTATATTTCAACATTCAAAACCTTTAGGATATGATCGAACATATAATGATATTTTTGGAGAAAAAATATTTTTTGATAGCACTGAAAATGCACTGTATTTCGATAAATCCCAATTAAATATGCCAACACGGTATGCTAATCCTTATTTTTTTCAACTTTTTTCAACAGAAGCTAATGTGGTTTTAGAATTTAGAAATTATAAAACCTTTAAAAAGAGAGTTTGTGGATTGATTTTTTTAAATATGGGAGAACTCGATGTCTCTTTAGAAAGTGTTGCTACAAAAATGGGAATGCACGCAAGAACGATTCAACAAAATCTTAAAAAAGAAGGTACTAGCTTTACTTTGTGTCTCAATGAAATTCGGCAAAAATTAGCGATACATTATTTACTTAAAGGATTTGATTCTGGAACAATCGCAACATATTTAGGATATGCTGAATTAAGTCCTTTTTTAGTAGCATTTAAAAAATGGTATGGTGTAACTCCTCGAACTTGGTTAGAACAGCAGAAAGCTTAA
- the bioV gene encoding pimelyl-ACP methyl ester esterase BioV — MRFFSGFCFKNEEALFEPYLIKSAFCVAGFSYGAIQAFEYAFTCKERIDTLQLFSPAFFGDKNAKFKKLQTLSFTKNSDAYTQNFMQNCAYPSTFDMQPFFKKGSIEELSELLHYTWDEAHLRSLQERGVNIEVYIGEDDAIINALHVKDFFIPFATVYYLKKVGHILKN; from the coding sequence ATGCGATTCTTTAGTGGTTTTTGTTTTAAAAATGAGGAGGCTCTGTTTGAGCCTTATCTGATTAAAAGTGCCTTTTGTGTTGCAGGGTTTAGTTATGGTGCGATTCAAGCGTTTGAATATGCCTTTACATGTAAAGAGCGCATCGACACACTTCAGCTCTTTTCTCCTGCCTTTTTTGGGGATAAAAATGCCAAATTTAAAAAACTCCAAACCCTCTCTTTTACGAAAAATAGTGACGCTTATACGCAAAATTTTATGCAAAATTGTGCGTATCCTTCCACATTTGATATGCAACCATTTTTCAAAAAAGGGAGCATCGAAGAGCTAAGTGAGCTGTTGCACTACACGTGGGATGAGGCACATTTGCGCTCTTTACAAGAAAGAGGCGTAAATATTGAAGTCTATATAGGAGAAGATGATGCCATCATCAATGCATTACATGTAAAAGACTTTTTCATTCCCTTTGCAACGGTGTATTACCTTAAAAAAGTAGGGCACATACTGAAAAATTAA
- a CDS encoding AAA family ATPase → MPIFKSQKLMLSLMALSVFIILLLFGYVRNGSTIIDLPTYHALLESGAIKKAIVEENEVVLYSTHEQYVIIKDGIDVAELLKKVPIEVHKRNPIMEDLMLVGVMGSLLFILLLFARKKRAEELQKEQEANQKALASYDPFMSSIIRPVRAQVSFKDVAGIQDVKEELEEVVDFLKNPAVYKRYGIRLPKGVLLVGPPGVGKTMIAKAVAGEASVPFFYQSGATFVQIYVGMGAKRVKELFSQAKAHAPSIIFIDEIDAVGRARGGTRNDEREATLNQLLTEMDGFEDSSGVIVIAATNKIDIIDEALLRSGRFDRRIFISLPDKNDRLEILKTYLKNKPSDVDVEALATMSVGFSGAALATFVNEAAINALRRHAEIIELQDFIAVRQKVLMGKKKVLSFSDDEKKIQAYYQAAKALCAYWFEIEFDKISIVNDRIKDMDREIESKTQMQSKIKVYLAGMVAMKLKYNEKFTNATEDINRATQIAKEMVEQYAMGEKLLPYESDILLILENAHTELEHFLEGMNAPLEKIAQELYEQESISRTRLKAIIDAIL, encoded by the coding sequence ATGCCCATTTTTAAATCTCAAAAACTCATGCTTTCGCTCATGGCGTTGAGTGTTTTTATTATTTTGCTTCTTTTTGGGTATGTCCGTAATGGTTCAACAATCATTGATTTACCCACTTACCATGCACTTTTAGAAAGTGGGGCGATTAAAAAAGCAATCGTAGAAGAGAATGAGGTTGTTTTGTATAGCACACATGAGCAGTATGTCATCATCAAAGATGGAATTGATGTGGCAGAGTTGCTTAAAAAAGTGCCCATCGAAGTACATAAACGTAATCCCATTATGGAAGATTTAATGCTAGTGGGGGTAATGGGTTCACTTTTATTTATTTTGCTTCTGTTCGCGCGTAAAAAAAGAGCAGAAGAGCTCCAAAAAGAGCAAGAAGCTAACCAAAAAGCCCTTGCGAGCTATGATCCGTTTATGAGTAGCATCATACGTCCTGTCCGAGCACAGGTGAGTTTTAAAGATGTTGCGGGGATTCAAGACGTGAAAGAAGAACTAGAAGAAGTGGTGGATTTTCTCAAAAATCCAGCCGTCTATAAACGCTATGGTATTAGGCTTCCTAAAGGTGTTTTACTCGTAGGTCCTCCTGGCGTAGGAAAAACCATGATAGCCAAAGCTGTTGCGGGGGAGGCGAGTGTACCCTTTTTCTACCAAAGTGGAGCAACTTTTGTTCAGATTTATGTGGGTATGGGTGCGAAGAGGGTCAAAGAGCTTTTTTCACAAGCCAAAGCGCATGCACCTTCGATTATTTTCATTGACGAAATTGATGCGGTAGGACGTGCACGAGGTGGCACACGCAACGATGAGAGGGAAGCCACCCTCAATCAGCTTTTAACCGAAATGGACGGCTTTGAGGACAGTAGCGGGGTGATTGTTATTGCGGCGACCAATAAAATAGATATTATTGATGAGGCACTGCTACGTTCAGGACGTTTTGATAGACGTATTTTTATCTCGCTACCCGATAAAAATGACCGTTTAGAAATCCTTAAAACATATTTGAAGAACAAACCATCTGATGTTGATGTTGAAGCGTTAGCTACCATGAGTGTGGGGTTTAGCGGTGCGGCATTGGCGACGTTTGTAAATGAAGCAGCGATTAACGCTCTGCGCCGTCATGCCGAGATCATTGAGCTTCAAGATTTTATTGCCGTACGTCAAAAAGTCTTGATGGGCAAGAAAAAAGTGCTCAGTTTTTCCGATGATGAGAAGAAAATTCAAGCCTATTATCAAGCCGCTAAAGCGTTGTGTGCTTATTGGTTTGAGATAGAGTTTGACAAAATCAGCATTGTCAATGACCGCATTAAAGATATGGACAGAGAAATTGAGTCTAAAACGCAGATGCAAAGTAAAATTAAAGTCTATTTAGCGGGTATGGTGGCTATGAAACTCAAATACAATGAAAAATTCACCAATGCCACCGAAGATATCAACCGTGCGACACAAATCGCCAAAGAGATGGTTGAACAGTATGCTATGGGTGAAAAATTGCTTCCGTATGAGAGTGATATTTTGCTTATTTTAGAGAATGCCCATACCGAATTGGAACATTTTTTGGAAGGAATGAATGCTCCACTGGAAAAAATTGCGCAAGAGTTGTATGAGCAAGAGAGCATTTCTCGTACACGTCTTAAGGCGATTATTGATGCGATTCTTTAG
- the mtaB gene encoding tRNA (N(6)-L-threonylcarbamoyladenosine(37)-C(2))-methylthiotransferase MtaB, whose translation MKKVFFKTFGCRTNIYDTQVMMENLKDFEVTEHEAEADIVVVNSCTVTNGADTGVRSYINHASKLGKKVVLAGCGAMSKGEALFAQNRVFGVLGHSEKRSINTLLHNATPFFQIGDLTSLDETIVHEYTGKTKAFIKIQEGCNFRCSYCIIPFVRGNARSQDEQKIIEQVEKLALNGYGEFVLTGTNIGSYGKDKGSSLGRLVQRLGAIRGVRRIRLGSIEPVQIDESFREILNEPWLERHLHIALQHTSEAMLQLMRRRNNVKRDLELFMELGEKGFALGTDFITGHPGESEAIWEEAYSTLERFPLTHIHAFTYSKRDGTPSSTMKPEIKGDIAKIRHQQVEALIERKNRAFREKNHTTPLEVLVEEYKENFFVGYDQFYNKVMIQSERDLLKEWVKLESYDIRQEANYAHF comes from the coding sequence ATGAAAAAAGTCTTTTTTAAAACGTTTGGGTGTCGCACCAACATTTACGACACACAAGTGATGATGGAAAATCTCAAAGATTTTGAAGTCACGGAGCATGAGGCAGAAGCAGATATTGTCGTGGTGAACTCCTGCACGGTCACCAATGGCGCAGATACAGGGGTTAGAAGCTACATTAATCACGCATCCAAACTGGGAAAAAAAGTCGTTTTAGCGGGGTGTGGCGCTATGAGTAAAGGAGAGGCTCTTTTTGCTCAAAATAGAGTTTTTGGCGTCTTAGGTCACTCGGAGAAGCGCTCCATTAACACCTTGCTTCACAATGCGACTCCTTTTTTTCAAATCGGTGATTTAACTTCACTCGATGAAACGATTGTGCATGAGTACACAGGCAAAACCAAAGCGTTTATTAAGATTCAAGAGGGGTGTAATTTTCGCTGTTCGTACTGTATTATTCCCTTTGTCAGGGGTAACGCACGCAGTCAAGATGAGCAGAAGATTATTGAGCAGGTTGAAAAATTAGCGCTCAATGGCTATGGTGAGTTTGTACTTACGGGTACTAACATTGGAAGTTATGGCAAAGATAAAGGGAGCAGTTTAGGCAGACTCGTGCAACGCTTAGGTGCGATTCGAGGGGTCAGGCGGATTCGTTTAGGGAGTATTGAGCCTGTACAAATTGATGAGAGTTTTAGAGAAATTTTAAATGAGCCATGGTTAGAACGTCATTTGCATATCGCTCTTCAGCATACTTCTGAAGCGATGCTTCAACTGATGCGACGACGCAACAATGTTAAGCGTGATTTAGAGCTGTTTATGGAGCTTGGCGAAAAAGGGTTTGCTCTAGGAACGGATTTTATTACCGGACATCCAGGAGAGAGTGAGGCTATTTGGGAAGAGGCGTATAGCACCCTAGAGCGCTTTCCTCTGACGCATATTCATGCTTTTACCTACTCTAAGCGAGATGGCACACCCTCAAGTACCATGAAGCCAGAAATCAAAGGTGATATTGCCAAAATAAGGCATCAGCAAGTTGAAGCACTTATTGAGCGTAAAAATCGTGCGTTCCGTGAAAAAAACCACACCACACCTTTAGAGGTTTTAGTGGAAGAGTACAAAGAGAATTTTTTTGTTGGCTACGACCAATTCTATAATAAAGTGATGATTCAAAGCGAACGTGATTTGCTAAAAGAGTGGGTCAAGCTTGAATCATATGACATTAGGCAGGAGGCAAATTATGCCCATTTTTAA
- a CDS encoding mechanosensitive ion channel domain-containing protein: MPKKILWLIFFTCNLLLAETNTTNKLEETIRMDSFRQKIEAIDASIQDNIWFKRYASYLNYQKLLEELSTVEHESKKFKNGKDKASLERYEKLLSKQESLKQQIELLQEFKNSPFSTLVEPLELESYPKVTNPFAIISALSYIKKIKQDSLEYKTRLDQLSVLVGKLKEKVGLLEEIYRMEASVINEDLIYEAQKELNAFITAQEIANTSYSLHVKKVDEASGRITQDITVQMKRAFNIGIFIIVVIVVSLLLKFAAKRYITDNDRFYTVNKIINFVNVTLIVLILLFSYIENVSYLVTVLGFASAGIAIAMKDWFMSILGWMVIVFGGSFHVGDRIKVQKDGLLYIGDIIDISLLRMTLLEDVTISTYRENRRAGRIVFVPNNYVFTSLISNYTHGTIRTVWDGIDIFITFDSNHKKAVHIAREITKKYAKGYTDIARKQLNLLRSQYSLKNTNVEPRIFSFIEPQGFCISSWYMTNSYATLTLRSTISSEIVDAFRKESDITIAYHTTNINLARQEKPHMMHDAPKSPDEKSLF; this comes from the coding sequence ATGCCTAAAAAAATTTTATGGCTTATTTTCTTTACATGTAATCTGCTTTTGGCGGAAACCAATACGACCAATAAACTAGAAGAGACGATAAGAATGGACTCTTTTCGTCAAAAAATAGAAGCGATTGATGCGTCTATTCAAGATAATATTTGGTTTAAACGGTATGCGAGTTATTTGAACTATCAAAAACTCCTTGAAGAACTCTCAACGGTTGAGCATGAGAGTAAAAAATTTAAAAATGGTAAAGATAAAGCTTCTTTGGAGCGTTATGAAAAACTACTGAGTAAACAAGAGTCTCTCAAACAGCAGATTGAACTTTTGCAAGAGTTCAAAAACTCTCCTTTTTCAACACTGGTTGAGCCACTAGAGCTTGAGAGTTACCCAAAAGTCACCAATCCTTTTGCGATTATTTCAGCGCTTTCGTATATCAAAAAAATCAAACAAGACAGCCTTGAGTATAAAACAAGGCTGGATCAATTAAGTGTGCTCGTGGGTAAACTAAAAGAGAAAGTAGGTTTGCTTGAAGAAATTTACCGTATGGAAGCTTCTGTTATCAATGAAGATTTGATTTATGAGGCGCAAAAAGAGCTCAATGCGTTTATTACGGCACAGGAGATCGCCAATACCAGTTACTCTTTACATGTAAAAAAAGTGGACGAGGCGAGTGGACGCATTACGCAAGATATTACTGTGCAGATGAAACGGGCGTTTAATATTGGTATTTTTATTATTGTGGTGATTGTGGTCTCTTTGTTGTTAAAGTTTGCCGCAAAACGTTATATCACCGACAATGACCGTTTTTATACGGTCAATAAAATTATCAATTTTGTCAACGTCACTTTGATTGTGTTGATTTTGCTCTTCTCGTACATTGAAAATGTTTCTTATCTGGTGACCGTACTAGGATTTGCCTCAGCGGGTATTGCGATTGCGATGAAAGATTGGTTTATGAGCATTTTAGGGTGGATGGTCATCGTTTTTGGTGGCAGTTTTCATGTAGGAGACCGCATTAAAGTGCAAAAAGATGGCTTACTGTATATCGGAGATATTATTGATATTTCACTCCTTCGCATGACACTTTTAGAAGATGTTACCATCAGCACTTACCGTGAAAATAGGCGTGCGGGACGAATTGTTTTTGTGCCTAATAATTATGTTTTTACCAGTTTGATTTCGAATTATACGCATGGAACGATTCGTACGGTTTGGGATGGTATTGATATTTTTATTACCTTTGATTCAAACCATAAAAAAGCAGTGCACATCGCCCGTGAAATTACCAAAAAATATGCCAAAGGGTATACCGACATCGCTCGTAAACAACTCAATTTGCTTCGCAGTCAATACAGCCTTAAAAATACCAATGTTGAGCCTCGAATCTTTTCCTTTATTGAGCCACAGGGATTTTGTATTAGCAGTTGGTATATGACCAATTCGTATGCAACCTTAACGCTTCGCAGTACCATTAGCAGTGAAATCGTGGATGCCTTTCGTAAAGAATCTGATATTACCATTGCGTATCATACGACCAATATTAATTTAGCACGTCAAGAAAAACCGCACATGATGCATGATGCTCCAAAGAGTCCTGATGAAAAAAGTCTTTTTTAA
- the aroB gene encoding 3-dehydroquinate synthase, with translation MYVDVILNQPASRDYRVYIDQLETLHFDTKVLIVTNTTVASLHLETLQKKIEAKELYSVILPDGEQYKNMQSLNLILNACFEHRLDRKSLLIAFGGGVIGDMTGFAASIYQRGIDFIQIPTTLLSQVDASVGGKTGINNSYGKNLIGSFWQPRAVYCESVFLKTLPKREFSAGVAEMIKMAVTFDKAFFEWLETHDLEDEAHLKEAIAKSIAIKARVVALDETEQGIRAVLNYGHTFAHVIENQTHYTTFLHGEAVAIGMVMANILAQKLTFLNADEALRIVTLLEHYDLPTHYRIENVEAFYDAFFLDKKSEHAVIKFILAQGIGGYEISRNIPKEVVLEALKEANA, from the coding sequence ATGTATGTTGATGTCATTTTAAACCAACCTGCTTCACGAGATTATCGTGTTTATATCGACCAATTAGAAACCTTACATTTTGATACGAAAGTGCTGATTGTCACCAATACTACGGTTGCTTCTTTACACCTTGAGACGCTTCAAAAAAAGATAGAAGCCAAAGAGCTTTACAGTGTCATCTTACCAGATGGTGAGCAGTATAAAAATATGCAGAGTCTTAACCTCATTTTAAATGCGTGTTTTGAGCATCGTTTGGATAGAAAGTCTCTTCTGATTGCCTTTGGTGGCGGTGTGATTGGAGATATGACAGGTTTTGCGGCTTCCATTTACCAAAGAGGCATTGATTTTATTCAGATTCCAACGACCCTGCTTTCTCAAGTCGATGCGAGTGTTGGCGGTAAAACAGGCATTAACAACAGCTATGGCAAAAACCTGATTGGCTCTTTTTGGCAACCTCGGGCGGTTTATTGTGAGAGTGTTTTTTTAAAAACCCTTCCTAAAAGAGAGTTTTCAGCAGGGGTTGCTGAAATGATTAAAATGGCAGTCACCTTTGATAAAGCTTTTTTTGAGTGGCTAGAAACGCATGATTTAGAGGATGAGGCACATCTTAAAGAGGCGATTGCTAAGAGTATTGCCATTAAAGCTCGTGTGGTAGCTTTGGATGAAACAGAGCAGGGGATACGAGCCGTACTCAATTATGGGCATACGTTTGCGCATGTCATTGAAAACCAGACACACTACACGACCTTTTTACACGGAGAAGCAGTGGCCATTGGTATGGTCATGGCAAATATTTTAGCCCAAAAATTAACGTTTTTAAACGCCGATGAAGCGCTTCGTATTGTTACACTTTTAGAGCATTACGATTTGCCAACACACTATCGCATTGAAAATGTAGAAGCATTTTACGATGCCTTTTTCTTAGACAAAAAAAGTGAGCATGCGGTGATTAAATTTATTTTAGCTCAGGGCATTGGTGGATATGAAATATCCCGAAATATCCCTAAAGAAGTTGTTTTAGAAGCATTAAAGGAAGCCAATGCCTAA
- a CDS encoding COG3400 family protein, which yields MKKILIIADGILAKQFLEKVMESEAGENSYTIITYKEETLPKKRPENFKFFEFDPTSFDKLSVVLNEQFFQVMLLLSNELDAKSTYKNIRRLDSKVRVVMMDRWDLDLEENDDKRLLLVNSRDILASRFKDHLPNMPIVAQNIGLGIGEIMEVSIPVGSSYAYRHLASIEQSKWRIAAVYRSNTLLLPRPALMLLPNDLLLMIGEPHVLQSVFRSIKREQGQFPSPFGSSIYCLVDMLEMEEKAIDILINDALLLHSKLNSNKLHVKIINPTYSKTFEKIKSYHNHHINVMIDYFQTNPRKVLKEDTERMDIGLIVVMNAFFHNNKRTLFKTKLPVIKIGKRGFLALSEGVVLNSDAHDIEQESSVIFDVSAQLGLKLKLYTYTPDEEKSDSSLIEHFDNLSKIFGREVDVIQSEKNPLIKLKNQDTILQFLPFNQKVLESNIFSIFSTNMEKLHFKLADNYQLFIPVNA from the coding sequence ATGAAAAAAATATTAATCATCGCTGATGGCATTCTAGCAAAACAATTTTTAGAAAAAGTTATGGAGAGCGAAGCGGGTGAGAACAGTTATACGATTATAACGTATAAAGAAGAGACCCTCCCGAAAAAACGTCCTGAAAATTTTAAATTTTTTGAGTTTGACCCTACGAGTTTTGATAAGCTTTCTGTTGTTTTAAATGAACAATTCTTTCAAGTGATGTTGCTTCTCTCCAATGAACTTGATGCTAAAAGTACCTATAAAAATATTCGACGTTTAGACAGTAAAGTGCGTGTTGTGATGATGGATAGATGGGATTTGGATTTGGAGGAAAATGATGATAAACGACTTTTATTGGTTAATTCTCGTGATATTTTAGCCTCTCGTTTTAAAGACCACCTGCCTAATATGCCTATTGTGGCGCAAAATATTGGACTAGGCATTGGTGAAATTATGGAAGTTTCCATTCCTGTTGGAAGCTCGTATGCTTATCGTCATTTAGCCTCTATTGAGCAGAGTAAATGGCGCATTGCTGCGGTGTATCGCTCTAACACGCTTTTATTGCCTAGACCTGCCTTGATGCTTTTGCCTAATGACCTGCTTTTGATGATTGGTGAACCGCATGTGTTACAGAGTGTTTTTCGAAGTATTAAACGAGAACAAGGGCAATTTCCATCGCCTTTTGGAAGCAGTATTTACTGTTTAGTGGATATGCTAGAGATGGAAGAAAAAGCGATTGATATTTTGATTAACGATGCTTTATTGCTTCACTCTAAACTTAATAGTAACAAGTTACATGTAAAGATTATCAACCCGACCTATTCAAAAACATTTGAAAAGATTAAAAGCTATCACAATCACCATATTAACGTGATGATAGACTACTTTCAAACCAATCCTCGAAAAGTGCTCAAAGAAGATACCGAGCGGATGGATATTGGGCTGATCGTGGTGATGAATGCGTTTTTTCATAACAATAAACGAACACTTTTTAAAACAAAACTTCCTGTCATTAAAATTGGGAAAAGGGGCTTTTTGGCACTGAGTGAAGGGGTTGTTCTCAACAGTGATGCACATGATATTGAACAAGAATCCTCCGTGATTTTTGATGTTTCAGCACAACTCGGTTTAAAACTAAAACTCTATACGTATACACCCGATGAAGAGAAGAGTGATAGCAGTTTGATTGAGCATTTTGACAATCTTTCAAAGATTTTTGGGCGAGAGGTTGATGTGATTCAAAGTGAGAAAAATCCTCTCATTAAACTGAAAAACCAAGATACCATTTTGCAATTTTTACCGTTTAATCAAAAGGTTTTAGAGTCCAATATCTTCTCCATTTTTTCAACCAATATGGAAAAATTACACTTTAAATTGGCAGATAACTACCAATTATTCATTCCAGTCAATGCATAA